One region of Bacillota bacterium genomic DNA includes:
- the minD gene encoding septum site-determining protein MinD, producing MGDVIVVTSGKGGVGKTTTTANLGAGLAMLGKKVALLDGDIGLRNLDLALGLENRIVYDIADVAEGFCRVKQALIKDKRFEGLQLLPASQTKDKSAISPDQMRKLCGELRRDFDMVIIDSPAGIEQGFRNAMAGAQQAIVVTTPEIAAVRDADRVIGLLEAAGFKHPYLVVNRVRPTMVRHGDMMDIDDITDILAVDLLGVVPEDEAAITSGNRGDPVITSRTSRAAEAYRNMARRLCGETVPMMSLETGTGFVGAIRRFIGGR from the coding sequence TTGGGAGACGTCATCGTGGTGACATCGGGCAAGGGCGGGGTCGGGAAGACCACGACCACGGCCAATCTGGGTGCCGGCTTGGCGATGCTCGGCAAAAAGGTCGCCCTGTTGGACGGGGACATCGGTCTGCGCAACCTCGACTTGGCTCTGGGGCTCGAGAACCGGATCGTGTACGACATTGCCGACGTCGCCGAGGGTTTTTGCCGAGTGAAGCAAGCCCTCATCAAGGACAAGCGGTTCGAGGGGCTCCAGCTTCTGCCGGCCTCGCAGACCAAGGACAAGAGCGCGATCAGCCCGGACCAGATGCGGAAGCTCTGCGGCGAACTCCGCCGGGACTTCGACATGGTGATCATCGACTCGCCGGCGGGGATTGAACAAGGTTTCCGGAACGCCATGGCCGGCGCCCAGCAGGCCATTGTCGTGACCACCCCGGAGATCGCCGCCGTCCGCGACGCCGACCGGGTCATCGGCCTGCTCGAAGCCGCCGGCTTCAAACACCCCTATCTGGTGGTCAACCGGGTCAGGCCGACGATGGTTCGCCACGGAGACATGATGGACATCGACGACATCACCGACATCCTGGCCGTCGATCTCCTCGGGGTGGTCCCCGAGGACGAGGCCGCCATCACGTCGGGCAACCGAGGCGACCCGGTCATCACCAGCCGGACCTCACGGGCCGCCGAAGCCTATCGGAACATGGCCCGAAGGTTGTGCGGGGAAACCGTGCCGATGATGAGCCTGGAGACCGGAACCGGTTTCGTGGGCGCCATCAGACGGTTCATCGGCGGGCGATAA
- the minC gene encoding septum site-determining protein MinC, translated as MKRDGITVESQKGGSLVTIDERESFSKVRSRLERLITAEGVGDGERLNLDFGRRLLDSDQLKRIKKILDPVTGVIHIIHGQSEEILYKRPPQAQEPVSELVPSALTSATGPFKATPRPSAAAEVAATTVVTVRTEPSAPPVLPPTVPKPPIEPKPEAPPKVDVSTRSDGPAKAIATPRVETPAKSEPPTRPGERFDDAFPAGPGPLFTIQSGRARPRLAGEKAADLPPAPAEAGAPPPDDEAMVMRRTLRSGQVIHYPGHVTIIGDVNPGGEVIAGGDIIVLGVLRGIAHAGAGGNDLAVVAAFRLRPTQLRIGNHIARAPDGEAGAPETPELAKVRNGVVVIEPYHGLGE; from the coding sequence ATGAAACGCGACGGGATCACGGTGGAGAGCCAAAAGGGCGGGAGCCTGGTGACCATCGACGAGCGGGAATCCTTCAGCAAGGTCCGTTCGCGGCTGGAGCGGCTCATCACCGCCGAGGGGGTCGGCGACGGCGAGCGCCTCAACCTGGACTTCGGCCGGCGCCTCTTGGACTCGGATCAACTCAAGAGGATCAAGAAGATCCTCGACCCGGTGACCGGGGTGATCCACATCATCCACGGTCAGAGCGAAGAGATCCTGTACAAGCGACCGCCTCAGGCCCAAGAGCCCGTCAGCGAGCTGGTGCCGAGCGCGCTGACCAGCGCAACCGGCCCGTTCAAGGCGACGCCCAGGCCTTCGGCGGCGGCCGAGGTCGCCGCGACCACGGTGGTGACGGTTCGGACTGAACCGAGCGCACCGCCAGTCTTGCCGCCGACGGTGCCGAAGCCGCCGATCGAGCCGAAGCCCGAAGCCCCGCCCAAGGTTGATGTCTCGACGAGGTCGGACGGGCCCGCGAAAGCCATCGCCACCCCCAGGGTCGAAACCCCGGCCAAGAGTGAGCCCCCGACGAGGCCCGGGGAGCGCTTTGACGACGCCTTTCCCGCCGGGCCGGGTCCCCTTTTCACCATCCAGTCCGGCCGGGCGAGGCCCCGACTGGCCGGGGAGAAGGCGGCCGACCTACCGCCCGCGCCCGCGGAGGCCGGGGCGCCCCCGCCAGATGACGAGGCGATGGTCATGCGGCGGACTCTTCGCTCGGGCCAGGTCATCCACTACCCTGGCCACGTCACCATCATCGGCGACGTCAACCCCGGCGGAGAGGTCATCGCCGGCGGCGACATCATCGTCCTGGGCGTGCTCAGAGGGATCGCTCACGCCGGGGCCGGTGGGAACGATCTGGCGGTCGTGGCTGCCTTCCGCCTTCGGCCGACGCAACTGCGAATCGGGAATCACATCGCCCGGGCCCCCGACGGAGAGGCCGGTGCCCCTGAGACCCCGGAACTGGCCAAGGTGAGAAACGGGGTCGTGGTCATTGAACCCTATCACGGACTTGGGGAATAG
- the mrdA gene encoding penicillin-binding protein 2, with translation MISRELERRVNLFTLVVLIVFVVLGSRLAYMQLVQGRQYERLAEGNRIRRLPIAAPRGLFYDRYGTVMVTSRPAFTVSITPSPAATSDEVLSRLSGIIGMSVADIRKEMAAQAGRPFEPVRLKTNLSPEEHTRLEELKSELPGVIVDVQPIRDYLEGTSAAHILGYVGEINAEQLAADKDKFYQPGDIVGQSGLEKTLDRYLRGVDGGRLVEVDVRGRPVATLGQIDPAPGDNVILTIDSELQKVTEKALDASIDNLQKQGKTQTGVGAAVVLNVKTGEVLALASRPAFDPNLFASGISTQQYADILKKRALNDFAISGLYPPGSTFKMVTAVAALEEKVVTPQDTVFDPGVYSLTRQKCWVPQGHGLVNMYRAFEVSCNIFFYEMGTRLYQKGQYLLHDWAVKFGLGQKTGIDLPGEAAGSVAGPDSVKDLTDKRWYLADQDSSAIGQGFHAFTPIQMASYVAIVANGGIRYQPYIVKQVIQQDGKIVVDNKPQEVGRVEASPETWATVRQGMLGANMGPEGTAAWLFANYPIKTGGKTGSAENRGVETHGWYVAFAPYDDPEIAVAVVVENAGHGSSSAGPVVKAVFDQYFHLAKPEVDTSVNPTAPAADQAPNPVTTPPTDSTPADQPSNEQQTPSQTAPQPTGSVTTP, from the coding sequence ATGATCTCCCGCGAGCTCGAGCGGCGGGTTAACCTATTCACCCTGGTCGTCCTGATCGTCTTCGTTGTGCTGGGCAGCCGCCTGGCCTACATGCAACTGGTCCAAGGACGCCAGTACGAACGGTTGGCCGAGGGCAACCGCATCCGACGGCTGCCGATCGCCGCCCCGCGCGGGCTTTTCTATGACCGTTACGGCACGGTCATGGTGACCAGCCGGCCGGCCTTCACCGTTTCGATCACCCCCTCCCCCGCGGCCACTTCCGACGAGGTCTTGAGCCGCCTGTCCGGCATCATCGGGATGAGCGTCGCCGACATCAGGAAGGAGATGGCCGCCCAGGCCGGCCGGCCCTTCGAACCGGTCCGCCTGAAGACCAATCTCAGCCCCGAGGAACACACCCGGCTTGAAGAGCTCAAGAGCGAGCTGCCCGGAGTTATCGTCGACGTCCAGCCGATCCGGGACTACCTGGAGGGCACGTCGGCGGCGCATATCCTGGGGTATGTCGGCGAGATCAACGCCGAGCAACTGGCGGCGGACAAGGACAAGTTCTACCAACCCGGCGACATCGTCGGCCAGTCTGGTCTGGAGAAGACCCTTGACCGGTACCTCCGGGGCGTTGACGGCGGCCGGCTGGTCGAGGTCGACGTTCGCGGGCGGCCGGTGGCCACCCTCGGACAGATCGACCCGGCGCCGGGCGACAACGTCATCCTGACCATCGACTCCGAACTCCAGAAGGTGACTGAGAAGGCCCTCGACGCGTCCATCGACAACCTGCAGAAACAGGGCAAGACTCAGACGGGAGTAGGCGCGGCGGTGGTCCTCAACGTCAAGACCGGTGAGGTCCTGGCCCTGGCCAGCCGGCCGGCTTTCGACCCGAACCTCTTCGCCTCGGGTATCAGCACCCAGCAGTACGCCGATATCCTGAAGAAGCGCGCCCTGAATGACTTCGCCATCTCCGGCCTCTACCCACCGGGATCGACCTTCAAGATGGTCACCGCCGTCGCCGCCCTCGAGGAGAAGGTGGTCACCCCCCAGGACACCGTGTTCGACCCCGGCGTCTATTCCCTGACCAGACAGAAGTGCTGGGTGCCGCAGGGCCACGGGCTGGTCAACATGTACCGGGCCTTCGAGGTCTCCTGCAACATCTTTTTCTACGAGATGGGGACCCGACTCTACCAGAAGGGGCAATATCTCTTACACGATTGGGCGGTCAAGTTCGGCCTCGGCCAGAAGACGGGGATCGATCTTCCCGGCGAAGCGGCCGGGAGCGTGGCCGGCCCCGACTCGGTCAAGGACTTGACCGACAAGCGTTGGTATCTGGCCGACCAGGATAGCTCGGCCATCGGACAGGGTTTCCACGCCTTCACCCCGATCCAGATGGCCTCGTACGTCGCCATCGTGGCCAACGGGGGGATCCGTTACCAGCCTTACATCGTCAAGCAAGTGATCCAACAGGACGGCAAGATCGTCGTCGACAACAAGCCCCAAGAGGTCGGGCGGGTCGAGGCCTCTCCGGAGACGTGGGCCACCGTCCGCCAGGGAATGCTCGGCGCGAACATGGGGCCGGAGGGCACTGCCGCTTGGCTGTTCGCCAACTACCCGATCAAGACCGGCGGCAAGACCGGTTCGGCGGAGAATCGCGGCGTGGAGACGCATGGTTGGTACGTCGCCTTCGCTCCCTATGATGACCCGGAGATCGCCGTCGCCGTAGTCGTCGAGAATGCCGGCCACGGCTCAAGTTCGGCCGGCCCGGTCGTCAAGGCGGTCTTCGACCAGTACTTCCACCTCGCCAAGCCGGAGGTTGACACATCCGTGAACCCAACCGCCCCGGCCGCGGATCAGGCCCCGAATCCTGTGACCACGCCGCCCACTGATTCGACTCCAGCCGACCAGCCGTCGAACGAGCAGCAAACGCCAAGTCAAACCGCACCGCAGCCAACCGGCTCGGTCACGACGCCTTAG
- the mreD gene encoding rod shape-determining protein MreD, with the protein MRVSRWWAFPAALIGAFLLQLTVVPFVAVHWVKPDLILVVAILGGLLYGPNYGAVAGLFGGLLEDLFIGHYIGLFGLTRMLAGFLAGLVETRVYREPFLVPMATSFAATLVGETILGLLLKAFGANPSLGKTFTNVILPAAVYNAIIAPIVYRPLRRLKKETESGMATKL; encoded by the coding sequence ATGAGGGTCTCCCGCTGGTGGGCCTTCCCCGCGGCCCTGATCGGCGCCTTCCTTCTGCAGTTGACGGTCGTTCCCTTCGTCGCCGTCCACTGGGTCAAGCCCGACCTCATCCTGGTCGTCGCCATTCTCGGCGGCCTGCTCTACGGTCCGAACTACGGGGCCGTGGCCGGGCTCTTCGGCGGCCTCCTGGAGGACCTCTTCATCGGCCATTACATCGGCCTTTTCGGCCTCACCCGCATGCTGGCCGGGTTCCTGGCCGGGCTGGTCGAGACCCGGGTCTACCGGGAGCCCTTCCTGGTCCCGATGGCCACCAGCTTCGCGGCCACCCTGGTCGGTGAGACCATCCTGGGATTGCTCCTCAAGGCCTTTGGGGCCAACCCCTCCCTGGGGAAGACCTTCACCAACGTCATCCTTCCGGCCGCCGTTTACAACGCCATCATCGCCCCCATCGTCTACCGGCCCCTGCGCCGGCTGAAGAAAGAGACGGAAAGCGGCATGGCCACCAAGCTCTGA
- the mreC gene encoding rod shape-determining protein MreC: MARFFRRNARFIAAVGVVIVLVALMNVTSRERDHLTYFEQRAAEVMAPVERWGYGLATGVRSWILGLGELRSTRAENRRLKTDLGNYEVLQTRLYELAVENERLRALLEFKAASPMKTVAARVIARNPDSWFSQVVIDKGRSSGLDKDMPVMTPGGLVGKLVKVTDTTSTVLLLLDPESGVGGLVQRTRDAGVLLGAAGAAGKLQIKFFSRDARVEVGDDIISSGLGGVFPSGLPLGRVTRVEQGEFGLVKFADVKPNADFSHLDEVLVIQDAGVVGPVPGSQP, from the coding sequence TTGGCCCGCTTCTTTCGCCGTAACGCCAGATTCATCGCGGCCGTCGGGGTGGTCATCGTCCTGGTTGCGCTGATGAACGTCACCAGCCGGGAACGGGACCACCTCACCTACTTTGAACAACGGGCCGCCGAGGTGATGGCCCCCGTCGAACGGTGGGGCTATGGGCTGGCCACCGGCGTCAGAAGCTGGATCCTCGGCCTGGGCGAGCTGCGTTCGACCAGGGCCGAGAACCGGCGGCTGAAGACGGACCTGGGCAACTATGAGGTCCTCCAGACTCGCCTTTATGAGTTGGCCGTTGAGAACGAACGCCTGAGGGCCCTCCTCGAATTCAAGGCGGCCAGTCCGATGAAGACCGTGGCCGCCCGGGTCATCGCTCGCAACCCCGACAGCTGGTTCTCCCAGGTGGTCATCGACAAAGGCCGCTCGTCCGGCTTGGACAAGGACATGCCGGTGATGACCCCCGGCGGTCTTGTCGGCAAACTGGTCAAGGTCACCGACACCACCTCGACTGTCCTCCTCCTCCTCGACCCGGAGAGCGGGGTCGGCGGCCTGGTCCAGCGGACCAGGGACGCCGGCGTGCTCCTGGGCGCGGCCGGCGCGGCCGGCAAGCTCCAGATCAAGTTCTTCTCCCGGGACGCCCGGGTCGAGGTCGGCGACGACATCATCTCGTCCGGGTTAGGCGGGGTTTTCCCGAGCGGGTTGCCCCTCGGACGGGTCACCCGGGTCGAGCAAGGGGAGTTCGGACTGGTCAAGTTCGCCGACGTCAAGCCGAACGCCGATTTCAGCCACCTCGACGAGGTCTTGGTCATCCAGGACGCCGGGGTCGTGGGGCCGGTCCCGGGGTCGCAGCCATGA
- a CDS encoding rod shape-determining protein → MFGFIYNYFSRDMGIDLGTANTLVYVRGKGVVMQEPSVVALHSETRQVLAVGDEAKKMIGRTPGNIVAIRPMKDGVIADFDVTQTMLRYFINKAQQGRMLVRPRVVIAVPSGVTEVEARAVTDATLQAGAREAHLIEEPMAAAIGAGLPVHEPTGNMIVDIGGGTTEVAIISLGGIVTSRSIRVAGDEMDEAIVNYIKRNYNLLVGERTAEEVKIRIASAYPGAQKEETEVRGRDLVTGLPRTLKISSDEVQKALQEPIDSIVEAIKVTLERTPPELASDIMDRGIYMTGGGSLLKGIDTLVSKETGMPVHVSDEPLLGVVRGAGKVLEEIETLRRILITTRKAS, encoded by the coding sequence ATGTTTGGATTCATCTACAACTACTTTTCTCGCGACATGGGGATCGACTTGGGCACCGCCAATACCCTCGTCTACGTGAGGGGCAAGGGGGTCGTCATGCAGGAGCCGTCGGTGGTGGCCCTCCACAGCGAGACCAGGCAGGTCCTGGCGGTCGGTGACGAGGCCAAGAAGATGATCGGCCGGACGCCCGGGAACATCGTCGCCATTCGGCCGATGAAGGACGGGGTCATCGCCGACTTCGACGTCACCCAGACCATGCTCCGCTACTTCATCAACAAGGCTCAACAGGGGCGGATGCTGGTTCGGCCGCGAGTCGTCATCGCCGTGCCGTCCGGGGTTACCGAGGTCGAGGCCAGGGCGGTCACCGACGCCACCCTCCAGGCCGGGGCCCGCGAGGCCCATCTCATCGAGGAACCGATGGCCGCGGCCATCGGGGCCGGGCTGCCGGTTCACGAGCCAACCGGGAACATGATCGTCGACATCGGCGGCGGGACCACCGAGGTGGCCATCATCTCCCTCGGCGGGATCGTCACCAGCCGGTCGATCCGGGTGGCCGGCGACGAGATGGACGAAGCCATCGTCAACTACATCAAGCGCAACTATAACCTCCTTGTCGGGGAGCGCACCGCCGAAGAGGTCAAGATCCGCATCGCCTCGGCTTACCCCGGCGCTCAGAAGGAAGAGACCGAGGTCCGTGGACGCGACCTGGTCACCGGCCTGCCGCGGACGCTCAAGATCTCGTCTGACGAGGTCCAGAAGGCCCTCCAGGAGCCGATCGATTCGATCGTCGAGGCGATCAAGGTGACCCTCGAGCGGACCCCGCCCGAGCTGGCCTCGGACATCATGGACCGGGGCATCTACATGACCGGCGGCGGGTCCCTCCTCAAGGGCATCGACACCTTGGTCTCCAAGGAGACCGGCATGCCGGTCCACGTTTCCGACGAACCCCTCCTAGGGGTCGTCCGCGGAGCAGGGAAAGTCCTGGAAGAGATTGAAACCCTCCGGCGGATCCTGATCACCACGAGGAAGGCCAGCTGA
- the radC gene encoding DNA repair protein RadC, protein MSPMTLRELPAAERPVERFLAQGPDALSEAELLAIVIRTGTRSETAVDVARRVLSLDPEGLRYLVNARIEELAAVGGIGQVKAVQVKAALELGRRLTAGQGSRAAIRSPKDAEAVVAERLRYQEQEHFLVVLLNTKHHVLGVELVSVGGLSSSVVHPRDIFKGPIRRNAAAVILAHNHPSGDPAPSREDIDVTKRLCEAGRLLGIEVLDHIVVGDNRYVSFREKSLL, encoded by the coding sequence ATGAGCCCGATGACCCTGCGCGAGCTCCCGGCGGCCGAGCGGCCCGTGGAGCGTTTCCTGGCTCAGGGCCCCGACGCCCTGAGCGAGGCCGAACTCCTGGCCATCGTCATCCGGACCGGCACCCGTTCGGAGACGGCCGTCGACGTGGCCAGGCGGGTCCTCTCCCTCGATCCGGAGGGACTGCGGTACCTGGTCAATGCCAGGATCGAGGAACTGGCCGCCGTCGGCGGGATCGGCCAGGTCAAGGCGGTTCAGGTCAAGGCGGCCCTGGAACTCGGGAGACGGCTGACCGCCGGCCAAGGATCGCGGGCGGCCATCCGGTCGCCCAAGGACGCCGAAGCCGTCGTCGCCGAACGCCTCCGTTATCAGGAGCAGGAGCATTTCCTGGTGGTCCTGCTCAATACCAAGCACCATGTCTTGGGGGTGGAGCTGGTCTCCGTCGGGGGTTTGTCGTCCTCGGTGGTCCACCCGAGGGACATCTTCAAGGGCCCGATCAGGCGCAACGCCGCCGCGGTCATCCTGGCCCACAATCATCCGAGCGGCGACCCCGCTCCCAGCCGCGAAGACATCGACGTCACCAAGCGGCTCTGCGAAGCCGGGAGGCTCCTGGGGATCGAAGTGCTTGATCACATCGTCGTCGGTGACAATAGGTACGTCAGTTTTCGGGAGAAATCTCTGCTTTAG
- a CDS encoding Maf family protein: protein MDIQLILASTSPRRRTLLEQIGIPFEVVASEVDEKLIEGTPVQQARALALTKARAVAASRRAGLVIGADTIVVVGSAILGKPMDRKEARMMLGLLAGRRHQVITGVAVVDAAGGREVVGHEETAVWIRSLSAGEIERYAASGEPDDKAGAYAIQGLGSLLVERIEGCYFNVVGLPLVRLDRMLSEFGVHLL from the coding sequence ATGGACATTCAGCTGATCCTGGCTTCCACCTCGCCGCGACGTCGGACGCTCCTGGAGCAGATCGGCATCCCCTTCGAGGTCGTCGCCAGCGAGGTCGACGAGAAGCTCATTGAGGGCACGCCTGTCCAACAGGCGAGGGCCCTGGCCCTGACCAAGGCCAGGGCGGTGGCCGCGTCCCGCCGGGCGGGGCTGGTCATCGGGGCCGACACCATCGTCGTCGTCGGCTCGGCCATCCTCGGGAAGCCCATGGACCGTAAGGAAGCCCGGATGATGCTCGGCCTCCTGGCCGGTCGGCGACACCAAGTGATCACCGGGGTGGCCGTCGTCGATGCGGCCGGCGGCCGTGAAGTCGTCGGCCACGAAGAGACGGCCGTCTGGATCCGCTCCCTGAGTGCGGGTGAAATCGAACGGTACGCCGCTTCGGGCGAGCCCGACGACAAGGCCGGCGCCTACGCCATCCAAGGGCTGGGCAGCCTCCTGGTGGAACGAATCGAGGGCTGCTACTTTAACGTCGTTGGTTTGCCCCTGGTCCGGCTGGACCGGATGCTAAGCGAGTTCGGCGTTCACCTGCTCTGA
- a CDS encoding DUF4321 domain-containing protein, whose protein sequence is MFLLVVLLLVGGWLGNLIGTLAGGVVPVLARSLSAGIEPPFKLAAEFFTLTFGLTLHLNLVGLVGLLLGLFAWSRF, encoded by the coding sequence TTGTTCCTACTGGTAGTCCTGCTCCTGGTCGGGGGCTGGCTGGGGAACCTGATCGGCACCCTGGCCGGTGGGGTCGTCCCGGTGCTGGCGAGATCCCTCAGTGCCGGGATCGAGCCGCCATTCAAGCTGGCGGCCGAGTTCTTCACCTTGACCTTCGGCCTGACCCTGCACCTCAATCTGGTCGGTCTGGTCGGGCTGCTCCTCGGGCTGTTCGCCTGGAGTCGCTTCTAA
- a CDS encoding SPOR domain-containing protein, protein MRSRVSRKSRRKYRLFSVIAVLTVIAGLSGFYLGWRLFTAITTRNPAVVQAPAKGSDNSQKSGAGGGTSTGGASVSTAAPGAITFSPPALTLYSFQAAALDKDRSAQAEASRLQGKGHPAYVICLPSSPPTYKVRVGAWSDKSVGTTYGASLKQAGLGGFMTSLSIAATPKTWRGSDAVYLDRVKSALTEIGGLVTAEAGWFDAYQLKKIDRPGLKTKSDPWRNKIDQAAQELGQAAAPADLTSLGGRASDAAKLAKASLEAISAFVTSGTTGDYNHSVSAYMAAVEGFLAALAWDGNK, encoded by the coding sequence GTGCGATCCCGGGTCTCGCGAAAGTCCCGGCGGAAGTACCGGCTCTTCTCGGTCATCGCCGTCTTGACGGTGATCGCCGGGCTCTCCGGGTTCTACCTGGGCTGGCGGCTCTTCACCGCGATCACCACGAGGAATCCGGCCGTCGTCCAGGCGCCCGCCAAGGGCTCGGATAATAGCCAGAAGAGTGGTGCCGGCGGCGGCACCTCGACCGGCGGCGCATCGGTGTCAACCGCCGCGCCGGGAGCGATCACCTTTTCGCCCCCGGCCCTGACCCTCTATTCGTTCCAGGCGGCGGCCCTCGACAAGGATCGCTCGGCCCAGGCCGAAGCGTCCAGGCTTCAGGGCAAAGGACACCCGGCCTACGTCATCTGCCTGCCCTCCTCGCCCCCGACCTACAAGGTCAGGGTTGGCGCGTGGTCGGACAAGTCCGTCGGTACAACCTACGGGGCGTCGTTGAAGCAAGCCGGCCTGGGCGGCTTCATGACCTCCCTGTCCATCGCCGCCACACCGAAGACCTGGCGCGGCTCGGATGCCGTCTACCTCGACCGGGTCAAGTCGGCCCTGACTGAGATCGGCGGCCTCGTGACCGCCGAGGCTGGATGGTTCGACGCCTACCAGCTCAAGAAGATCGACCGACCGGGGTTGAAGACCAAGTCAGACCCGTGGCGGAATAAGATCGACCAGGCCGCGCAAGAACTCGGCCAGGCGGCCGCCCCGGCCGACCTGACCTCCCTCGGCGGCCGCGCCTCGGACGCCGCGAAGCTGGCCAAGGCGAGCCTTGAAGCCATTTCCGCCTTCGTTACGTCGGGGACCACGGGGGACTATAACCACTCGGTCTCCGCTTACATGGCCGCCGTCGAAGGGTTCCTCGCCGCCCTGGCCTGGGACGGCAACAAGTGA
- a CDS encoding protease complex subunit PrcB family protein, with the protein MDIRPYHWTVCHGHTEPRHPFYALFLDEPSFIEAYRLQDYSPVIDFQRDAVVVAHRGACPSAGFGVAIAGVALDRGALVVKVDFEDPAPGVMTAAVITYPRAVGLIERSQLPEGLGRMSIRFIGTDGKTLATQRGVGVSAG; encoded by the coding sequence GTGGACATCCGCCCCTACCATTGGACCGTGTGTCACGGTCACACCGAGCCCCGGCACCCTTTCTACGCTCTCTTTTTGGACGAGCCGTCCTTCATTGAAGCCTACAGACTGCAAGACTACTCGCCAGTCATCGACTTCCAGCGGGATGCCGTGGTCGTCGCCCACCGCGGGGCCTGCCCGTCGGCCGGCTTCGGGGTCGCCATTGCCGGAGTGGCCCTGGACCGCGGGGCCCTGGTCGTCAAAGTCGACTTCGAGGATCCGGCGCCGGGGGTGATGACCGCCGCGGTCATCACCTACCCGCGGGCCGTCGGGCTCATCGAACGGTCGCAGCTGCCGGAAGGGCTGGGGCGGATGTCGATCCGCTTCATCGGCACCGATGGCAAGACGCTGGCCACCCAACGAGGGGTCGGGGTCTCGGCCGGGTAG